In Leguminivora glycinivorella isolate SPB_JAAS2020 chromosome 11, LegGlyc_1.1, whole genome shotgun sequence, a single window of DNA contains:
- the LOC125230920 gene encoding uncharacterized protein LOC125230920 has protein sequence MLGRRLRGRLDLLRPDTAEAVRAAQLTHERREGARALRVADPGDKVLFRDYSKAGPKWQEGVVTKRSSPVSYEVKTSDGRMHKRHVDQILTSNKSNSLRKSRHSLSQVLDESPMSPNTTSPRPLDVLDTEEFYDSEAAHSAEPASPRAPPRSPQQVPVPSVSGPDRRSPRLKRKAALKCLERLQNA, from the coding sequence ATGCTGGGCCGGCGGCTGCGCGGGCGGCTGGACCTGCTGCGCCCGGACACCGCGGAGGCCGTGCGCGCCGCGCAGCTGACGCACGAGAGGCGCGAGGGCGCGCGCGCGCTTCGCGTCGCCGACCCCGGAGATAAGGTATTATTTAGAGACTATTCAAAGGCGGGGCCTAAGTGGCAGGAAGGGGTCGTGACAAAAAGATCAAGTCCTGTTTCATATGAAGTTAAAACCAGCGATGGGCGCATGCATAAGCGTCATGTCGACCAAATTTTAACAAGTAATAAATCAAATAGTCTAAGGAAATCACGCCACTCGCTCAGTCAGGTACTTGACGAGTCACCGATGTCTCCTAATACAACGTCCCCGAGACCTCTGGACGTCTTAGATACAGAGGAGTTTTATGATAGTGAAGCGGCACACTCAGCTGAGCCAGCATCGCCGAGGGCGCCCCCGCGCTCGCCGCAGCAGGTACCGGTACCGTCCGTGTCAGGACCTGATCGTCGTAGTCCTCGTTTAAAGCGCAAAGCTGCTTTGAAATGCCTAGAAAGGTTACAGAACGCTTAG